The following are encoded together in the Bradymonas sediminis genome:
- a CDS encoding sulfatase-like hydrolase/transferase yields the protein MKTRDALFGGFLYALVFLSAWFLVEGLYVVATVEDAPVWGAMINLGVGMPLVMGGGLFAGMAVASWARWLDIPDPLASAVGMAGRYLVGGDAPTRARRCAWLLGAPLLIFAWLLGGVSIGVRLLSAVKTPAYLVLLILAVAILLGVILLLAAPPILLLMRQVLLGVRAVAMRLLQRDPLRPFWLLTVLLVAVLGAAIYLWVMSPETMAALPWAFVLGPTAGAILTAAVGAAVHARPRRRSISGTGLGLAVIGLGVLSVFLPQRLSDARVVFVGQSSVVSMWYALVEPRLDYDGDGAISYYAGNDCAPYDAQIHPLQREIVGNGIDENCSGSDLVVDLERFKLGKLNRPQPKGVAAQPNVILITTDALSAEHTTLGGYHRDTTPNLARWAKDATVFEHAFSLSSSTRLSLPGLLLGQFNSMIKMKDGRVHPYSYPANTPTLASILQQSGYRTVFVPGDKYFLKSRWPGVSIGFDEVDGHGYKGAADKVHTAPSVTRRALHHLETQAPEQPIFLWVHYFDHHGPYRKIKGHAPFEGAEAVDLYDNELHWADMHWGELMDAVQQKWAPEEYLMIFSADHGESFRAGRGARHGVGLGTDLLHIPLVIQGPKQRGQVRPDLVSQADIPPTVLNLAGHRAPENWVGESLIPTLFEGVPVEKDLIYGLLYIPEDAKRQTDAFRNIALRTQEFAYSEDLRTGRRRLVDWKNDPYEKNDLSKEKREDFERLRYLASEKLRWLREREAALSALNETKTAKPKKKVSRDRNAGP from the coding sequence ATGAAAACACGAGACGCTCTCTTTGGAGGATTTTTATACGCTCTGGTCTTCTTGAGCGCCTGGTTTCTAGTCGAAGGGCTTTATGTCGTCGCGACGGTAGAAGACGCGCCGGTTTGGGGGGCGATGATTAATCTCGGCGTCGGCATGCCGCTTGTGATGGGCGGGGGGCTGTTCGCCGGGATGGCTGTGGCTAGTTGGGCCCGCTGGCTCGATATTCCCGACCCGTTGGCCTCCGCCGTGGGTATGGCCGGTCGGTATCTCGTGGGCGGTGATGCGCCTACCCGCGCGCGTCGCTGCGCCTGGCTCCTGGGGGCGCCGCTGCTTATTTTTGCCTGGTTATTGGGTGGAGTGAGCATCGGCGTGCGACTGTTGAGCGCGGTGAAGACGCCCGCGTATCTTGTGCTGCTTATCCTTGCGGTAGCGATCCTCCTCGGCGTCATACTCTTGCTGGCAGCTCCGCCGATCTTGTTGCTTATGCGGCAGGTTTTGCTCGGGGTTCGCGCGGTGGCGATGCGTTTGCTGCAGCGCGACCCGCTTCGTCCGTTCTGGCTTTTGACCGTGCTCCTCGTCGCCGTGCTCGGCGCGGCGATTTATTTGTGGGTGATGAGTCCCGAAACGATGGCCGCGCTCCCGTGGGCGTTTGTGCTCGGGCCGACGGCCGGGGCAATTCTCACAGCCGCCGTCGGGGCCGCGGTTCATGCTCGCCCGCGAAGACGCTCAATAAGCGGCACTGGGCTCGGACTGGCGGTCATCGGGTTAGGGGTCTTAAGTGTTTTTCTTCCGCAGAGATTAAGCGACGCGCGTGTCGTTTTTGTGGGGCAATCCTCGGTCGTCAGCATGTGGTACGCCCTGGTTGAGCCGCGCCTAGACTATGACGGGGATGGGGCGATTTCGTACTATGCAGGCAATGATTGCGCGCCGTATGACGCCCAGATTCATCCGCTGCAGCGCGAGATTGTTGGGAATGGGATTGATGAGAATTGTTCTGGCAGTGACCTGGTCGTCGACCTTGAAAGGTTCAAGCTCGGCAAGCTCAACCGGCCCCAGCCAAAGGGCGTCGCGGCTCAGCCCAATGTCATTCTGATCACAACCGACGCGCTCTCTGCGGAGCATACAACGCTCGGGGGATACCATCGTGATACCACGCCGAACCTGGCCCGTTGGGCCAAGGACGCCACCGTCTTTGAGCACGCGTTTTCGCTGAGTTCAAGTACGCGTTTGTCGCTTCCCGGGCTGCTCCTCGGGCAATTTAATAGCATGATTAAGATGAAAGACGGGCGCGTACATCCCTATTCATACCCAGCGAATACCCCGACGCTCGCCTCGATTCTCCAGCAAAGCGGCTATCGAACGGTCTTTGTGCCGGGCGATAAATATTTCTTAAAGTCGCGCTGGCCGGGGGTCTCCATCGGCTTCGACGAGGTCGACGGTCATGGGTATAAAGGGGCCGCCGATAAGGTTCATACAGCACCATCGGTCACTCGCCGCGCCCTACACCACCTCGAGACGCAGGCCCCCGAACAGCCAATCTTTTTATGGGTGCATTATTTCGACCATCATGGCCCCTACAGAAAGATCAAAGGTCATGCTCCGTTCGAGGGAGCTGAGGCGGTCGACCTCTACGATAACGAGCTGCATTGGGCGGATATGCATTGGGGGGAGTTGATGGACGCGGTGCAGCAAAAATGGGCGCCCGAGGAGTATCTAATGATCTTCAGCGCGGACCATGGAGAGTCGTTTCGGGCAGGGCGAGGCGCGCGCCACGGTGTCGGTCTAGGGACTGATTTATTGCATATTCCGCTGGTCATTCAGGGACCCAAGCAGCGCGGTCAGGTGCGCCCAGACCTGGTCTCACAGGCCGATATCCCGCCCACCGTGCTCAACCTTGCCGGGCATCGCGCGCCCGAGAATTGGGTTGGCGAGAGTCTCATTCCAACCCTCTTCGAGGGCGTACCCGTTGAGAAAGACCTGATCTATGGCTTGCTCTATATCCCAGAGGACGCCAAGCGCCAGACCGATGCGTTTCGAAATATCGCCCTGCGCACCCAGGAGTTCGCTTATAGCGAAGATCTGCGAACCGGTCGCCGAAGGCTCGTCGATTGGAAGAATGACCCCTACGAAAAAAATGACTTGAGCAAAGAGAAGCGTGAAGACTTCGAGAGGCTGCGCTATCTGGCCAGCGAGAAGCTGCGTTGGCTGCGCGAGCGTGAGGCGGCGCTGAGTGCGTTAAATGAGACGAAGACGGCCAAGCCAAAGAAGAAGGTCTCGCGGGATCGAAACGCCGGGCCCTGA
- a CDS encoding sulfatase encodes MSKSRRTRSQFEGKFGIGAIPGVLTMAALCGAIWSLYEAWRLQSAEVTFWQAWAASGAAAAVVIMLTLPLGWCVGALWRWKQAGGRVRAFVAAAPLRFASLLGASALALVLVSYLAFGSVEIFAALFSSPKVRQIALALVLPFIGIFAWAVWRGAEAGLMRGFVALTKRELGQKEVERRLPIAAFLGALILAITWGLSFIFLAPDVFDELNLQPVLPFAIIGVAAVVGSFMPARRTVLAAAMAGIFGLGGLGIFYMGSEVPAQMRVRMPQYAPGTNLVLGTLKKKPVQFARDIQSNSQSAVCKPGQTPPDARRVGRVGDGAPDIILLTVDAMRWDHTSLGGYKRDTTPHLKKRAESAAVFANAYTTASSTRQSFRGMFSGIYSSRIAAPKSTKWGLSFAPGQETLASYLSAAGYETKALSTDPGAFPTKYRAFQGFDLVDESPVKMYGDTDRGAPHIVNRMTAYLSDPERVAPRFVWAHMLEAHQPYFGGPNLVKYGKREADRYDSGLNFVDTQIERLLEFARGPNLPRPVIVIITADHGQAFMEHGFRAHGATVFGEEVHVPWLFWGPGIKPGVYQSPVSLIDLVPTVLDLVELNVPEALCGQSLGPSLLAGEEPPERIVYTEVIPDRTRDYLGAAIIQGDDKLLLRPSLELIQLFDLAEDSGEKIDRSDKEPQRRDEMLEVLREFYLERGLDPSNFGV; translated from the coding sequence TTGAGTAAGAGCAGGCGAACCAGATCACAATTTGAGGGGAAATTCGGCATCGGCGCCATCCCCGGTGTGCTCACGATGGCGGCGCTCTGCGGGGCTATCTGGTCGCTCTATGAGGCCTGGCGATTACAGAGTGCGGAGGTAACCTTTTGGCAGGCTTGGGCGGCGAGCGGGGCGGCCGCGGCCGTCGTTATCATGCTGACTCTTCCACTGGGATGGTGCGTTGGTGCCTTATGGCGTTGGAAGCAGGCGGGCGGGCGGGTTCGCGCGTTCGTCGCCGCCGCGCCGCTGCGCTTTGCCTCGTTGCTCGGGGCGAGCGCGCTTGCCCTGGTGCTCGTGAGCTACCTCGCGTTTGGAAGTGTGGAAATTTTCGCCGCGCTCTTTAGCTCCCCCAAGGTCCGTCAGATCGCGTTGGCCCTGGTGCTTCCATTTATTGGGATCTTCGCCTGGGCGGTGTGGCGTGGGGCCGAGGCCGGTTTGATGCGTGGGTTCGTGGCGTTAACAAAGCGCGAACTCGGCCAGAAAGAGGTAGAGAGACGCCTGCCGATCGCTGCGTTTTTAGGCGCGCTTATTCTGGCGATTACCTGGGGGCTAAGCTTTATCTTCCTGGCGCCGGATGTCTTCGATGAGCTTAATCTTCAGCCGGTGTTGCCGTTTGCGATCATCGGCGTGGCCGCGGTCGTGGGGAGTTTTATGCCAGCACGGCGCACGGTCCTCGCCGCGGCGATGGCCGGCATCTTCGGGCTCGGTGGGCTGGGGATCTTCTATATGGGCAGCGAGGTGCCCGCGCAGATGAGGGTTCGGATGCCTCAATATGCCCCGGGGACGAACCTTGTGCTGGGCACGCTTAAAAAGAAGCCTGTTCAGTTCGCGCGGGATATTCAGTCGAATTCGCAGTCGGCCGTGTGTAAACCCGGCCAGACCCCGCCCGACGCGCGCCGGGTGGGGCGGGTGGGCGATGGCGCCCCGGATATTATTTTGCTCACCGTCGACGCGATGCGCTGGGACCACACCTCGCTGGGCGGATATAAGCGCGACACCACACCGCACCTGAAAAAGCGCGCGGAGTCCGCCGCTGTATTCGCCAACGCCTACACGACCGCGTCGAGCACGCGCCAGAGTTTTCGCGGCATGTTCTCGGGCATTTACTCCTCGCGCATCGCCGCGCCCAAGAGCACCAAATGGGGGCTAAGTTTTGCCCCCGGTCAGGAGACCCTTGCCTCCTATCTGAGCGCCGCCGGCTATGAGACTAAGGCGCTGTCGACCGACCCCGGCGCGTTCCCCACAAAATATCGCGCTTTTCAGGGCTTCGACCTCGTCGATGAGTCGCCGGTGAAGATGTACGGGGATACCGACCGCGGGGCGCCTCATATCGTGAACCGCATGACGGCGTATCTCTCTGACCCCGAGCGCGTGGCGCCGCGCTTTGTCTGGGCGCATATGCTCGAAGCGCATCAACCCTATTTCGGCGGGCCGAACCTGGTGAAATACGGAAAGCGCGAGGCCGACCGCTACGACAGCGGGCTGAACTTCGTCGACACCCAGATTGAGCGTCTTCTCGAATTCGCGCGCGGCCCGAACCTGCCGCGCCCGGTGATCGTGATCATCACCGCCGACCACGGTCAGGCGTTTATGGAGCACGGGTTTCGCGCCCACGGGGCCACCGTCTTCGGCGAAGAGGTTCACGTCCCCTGGCTTTTCTGGGGGCCGGGGATCAAGCCCGGCGTCTACCAATCGCCGGTCTCATTGATCGATCTGGTGCCCACGGTCCTCGACCTGGTTGAGCTCAACGTCCCCGAGGCGCTCTGCGGTCAATCCCTTGGGCCCTCGCTGCTCGCCGGCGAGGAGCCGCCCGAGCGCATCGTCTATACCGAGGTCATTCCTGACCGCACACGCGACTATTTGGGCGCGGCGATCATCCAGGGCGACGACAAGTTGCTACTTCGACCGTCGCTTGAGCTAATCCAGCTGTTCGACCTGGCCGAAGATTCGGGCGAGAAGATTGACCGGTCGGACAAGGAGCCCCAGCGGCGCGATGAAATGCTCGAGGTTTTGCGTGAATTCTATCTCGAGCGAGGGCTCGACCCGTCGAATTTCGGGGTCTGA
- a CDS encoding TspO/MBR family protein, translating to MSDLPKKQQTFGLIGWLVLSYIVSAIGGVASFQARAFYADLTQPAWAPPGWLFGPTWMVLYTMMGVAAWLVWREGGAEKNRIALGIFIVQLAVNGVWSWLFFAWSLGALAFADIVLLWLLIVATIALFWRTRPLAGALLIPYLLWVSFAAALNFAVWQLNPQILG from the coding sequence ATGAGCGACCTCCCAAAGAAGCAGCAAACGTTCGGACTCATCGGATGGCTCGTGCTGAGCTATATCGTATCAGCCATCGGCGGGGTGGCGTCATTCCAGGCGCGCGCGTTTTACGCCGACCTCACCCAGCCCGCGTGGGCCCCGCCCGGCTGGCTCTTCGGCCCGACGTGGATGGTGCTCTATACGATGATGGGGGTCGCCGCCTGGCTGGTATGGCGGGAGGGTGGCGCAGAGAAAAACCGCATCGCGCTGGGCATCTTTATCGTCCAACTCGCCGTCAATGGCGTGTGGAGTTGGCTCTTTTTCGCCTGGAGTCTGGGCGCCCTGGCCTTCGCAGATATCGTACTGTTATGGCTTCTCATCGTCGCCACGATCGCCCTCTTCTGGCGCACCCGCCCGTTGGCCGGCGCCCTGCTGATACCCTACCTACTCTGGGTCAGCTTCGCGGCCGCGCTCAATTTCGCGGTCTGGCAGCTCAACCCACAGATACTGGGCTAA
- a CDS encoding MliC family protein: MKFRFLALLIVFIAAGCATTPAENTESTEQTESTDENVESTESAEAEAEFGPATYECKSGTIIKTTPAGEETISLEMGSDTNTLTLAVSASGARYVGDGLVWWTKGSGVGSEGTLFFDDVGNTGDIIESCVQTTIVE; encoded by the coding sequence ATGAAGTTTCGTTTTCTCGCACTATTGATCGTCTTTATCGCTGCAGGCTGCGCGACCACCCCGGCAGAAAACACCGAGTCGACCGAGCAAACTGAGTCGACCGACGAAAATGTCGAGTCGACCGAGAGCGCCGAGGCCGAGGCCGAGTTTGGTCCGGCCACCTATGAGTGCAAATCCGGCACCATCATCAAGACCACCCCTGCGGGCGAAGAGACGATTTCTCTGGAGATGGGAAGCGACACGAATACCCTGACGCTCGCGGTCTCCGCCAGTGGCGCGCGCTATGTCGGCGACGGCCTCGTGTGGTGGACCAAGGGAAGCGGCGTTGGCTCCGAAGGCACCCTCTTCTTCGACGACGTCGGCAACACCGGCGACATCATCGAATCATGCGTTCAGACGACCATCGTCGAATAA
- a CDS encoding LolA family protein — MNPSLMFRSLLVLLVFAAMASGCAKNIPPPENAIEDPAQLRAAIDARLGQIEDARFSEIVLDYFGDGQRVKVRQLILVKQPDKLRVQTRIPGTDSIMSVLVTDGETFAMHNRDTNEYFTGAPTPANISRLLPVDLSARDVVRMMLGGAPWDRFERSAAPAELRWNPKTGRYSYEKSMPTGGKLKMEVRPSDFAVIELTETDAKENTTYRYTSEDWKRTKDNDRIALPEYRRFVWPARNLDFSLDIRGTQLDPGLVDPLFELAAPAGSTVVEVQ, encoded by the coding sequence ATGAATCCATCGCTGATGTTTCGCTCTCTGCTCGTGCTCCTGGTCTTCGCCGCAATGGCCAGCGGGTGCGCCAAAAATATCCCGCCTCCCGAGAACGCCATCGAGGACCCGGCGCAGCTGCGCGCCGCGATCGACGCGCGGCTTGGGCAGATCGAGGATGCCCGCTTTAGCGAGATCGTACTCGACTATTTCGGCGACGGCCAACGCGTCAAGGTGCGCCAGCTTATCCTGGTGAAGCAACCCGACAAATTGCGGGTGCAGACGCGCATCCCCGGCACCGACTCGATCATGAGCGTCCTGGTCACCGACGGCGAGACCTTCGCGATGCATAATCGCGACACCAACGAGTATTTCACCGGGGCGCCGACCCCGGCCAATATCAGCCGGCTCTTGCCGGTCGACCTCTCGGCGCGCGACGTCGTGCGCATGATGCTCGGCGGCGCGCCCTGGGACCGCTTCGAGCGCAGCGCGGCGCCCGCCGAGCTGCGCTGGAACCCGAAGACCGGCCGCTATAGCTACGAGAAGTCCATGCCCACCGGCGGCAAGCTCAAGATGGAGGTGCGCCCGAGCGACTTCGCCGTCATCGAGCTCACCGAGACCGACGCCAAGGAGAACACGACCTATCGCTACACCAGCGAGGATTGGAAGCGCACCAAGGACAACGATCGCATCGCGCTGCCGGAATACCGCCGCTTCGTCTGGCCGGCGCGAAACCTCGACTTCTCCCTGGATATCCGAGGCACCCAGCTCGACCCGGGCCTGGTCGACCCGCTCTTTGAGCTCGCCGCGCCGGCCGGCAGCACCGTGGTCGAGGTGCAATAA
- a CDS encoding HesB/IscA family protein: MISLTQKAANKAVDMMRENDIDPKSSYGLRLGVKAGGCSGMNYVLDIVEKPRENDRVFQLHGVNVYCDPKSYLYLNGTEVDWQDGMVDAGFKFSNPNAKRSCGCGTSFTT, encoded by the coding sequence ATGATCTCATTGACCCAAAAAGCAGCCAATAAGGCTGTCGATATGATGCGCGAGAACGACATTGACCCCAAGAGCTCCTACGGGCTTCGCCTTGGCGTAAAAGCCGGCGGGTGCTCCGGGATGAACTATGTCCTCGACATCGTCGAGAAGCCCCGCGAAAACGACCGCGTCTTTCAGCTCCACGGCGTCAACGTCTATTGCGACCCCAAGAGCTATCTCTACCTCAACGGCACCGAGGTGGACTGGCAGGACGGCATGGTCGACGCCGGGTTCAAATTCAGCAACCCCAACGCCAAGCGATCCTGCGGGTGCGGCACCAGCTTCACGACCTGA
- the rplU gene encoding 50S ribosomal protein L21, producing MHAIFKTGGKQYRVKAGDEFNVEKLADAEAGSEITFDSVLAVGDGDDIAVGQPLVEGATVKATVVDNHRGPKIIVFKKKRRKKYRKKQGHRQSFTRIRITDVVAG from the coding sequence ATGCATGCAATTTTTAAGACCGGCGGTAAGCAGTACCGCGTCAAGGCTGGCGACGAATTCAACGTCGAGAAACTCGCCGACGCCGAGGCCGGCAGCGAAATCACCTTCGATAGCGTGCTTGCTGTAGGCGACGGCGATGATATCGCTGTTGGCCAACCGCTCGTCGAAGGCGCCACCGTCAAAGCAACGGTCGTCGACAACCATCGCGGCCCGAAGATCATCGTCTTCAAGAAAAAGCGGCGCAAAAAGTACCGCAAGAAGCAAGGTCATCGTCAGTCCTTCACGCGCATCCGCATCACGGATGTCGTCGCGGGCTAA
- the rpmA gene encoding 50S ribosomal protein L27: MAHKKGQGSTRNGRDSNPQYRGVKSFGGELIKAGTIIVRQCGTKFHPGLHVGMGKDYTIYAKTEGRVHFRNVAGGRKVISIIPSEDVAAAE, translated from the coding sequence ATGGCTCATAAGAAAGGTCAAGGTAGTACACGAAACGGTCGCGATTCCAATCCACAGTACCGTGGCGTGAAATCGTTCGGCGGCGAGCTTATCAAAGCGGGCACGATCATCGTGCGCCAGTGCGGCACCAAATTCCACCCCGGCCTGCACGTGGGCATGGGCAAGGATTATACGATCTACGCAAAAACCGAAGGTCGTGTACATTTTCGTAACGTCGCAGGTGGCCGCAAAGTCATCTCGATCATTCCGAGCGAAGATGTCGCAGCAGCTGAGTAA
- the obgE gene encoding GTPase ObgE, whose product MFVDEATIEIHAGRGGDGCSSFRREKYVARGGPDGGDGGKGGDVVFVASNNQHTLSDFRHKRSLKAENGRPGEGRQCTGAGGADKVIPIPVGTLIYDADTGELIADMVEVGQRVVAARGGDGGRGNMNFKTSTNRAPRKCTPGYPGVSLTLNLQLKLIADVGLVGFPSVGKSTLIATVSSARPRVAAYPFTTLVPNLGVVNWNPLEEFTIADIPGLIEGAHEGKGLGVQFLKHIERTNLIVHVLEVLPETEAEASGRDPVKDFEVIRGELAGYNPALLDLPELVCLNKIDLPYVAEREEELRAYFEDELGLPFIAISAATHTNIDELKKMLGHAVKQGEFDAVNDTPWWEE is encoded by the coding sequence ATGTTCGTTGATGAAGCAACAATTGAAATTCATGCGGGCCGAGGCGGCGACGGTTGCAGCTCTTTTCGACGCGAAAAATACGTCGCCCGCGGCGGCCCCGATGGCGGGGATGGGGGCAAAGGCGGCGATGTCGTGTTCGTCGCCAGCAATAACCAGCATACCCTGAGCGACTTTCGCCATAAGCGCTCGCTTAAGGCCGAGAACGGCCGCCCAGGCGAGGGCCGCCAATGCACCGGCGCCGGCGGGGCCGACAAGGTCATCCCGATCCCGGTCGGCACCCTGATTTACGACGCGGATACCGGCGAGCTCATCGCCGATATGGTCGAGGTCGGCCAGCGCGTGGTCGCGGCACGCGGCGGCGATGGCGGGCGCGGCAATATGAACTTCAAGACCTCCACCAACCGCGCGCCGCGCAAATGCACGCCCGGCTACCCGGGGGTCTCGCTGACGCTGAACCTACAGCTCAAGCTCATCGCCGACGTCGGCCTGGTGGGCTTCCCGTCGGTGGGTAAATCGACGCTGATCGCGACGGTCTCGAGCGCGCGCCCGCGCGTCGCCGCCTACCCTTTCACCACGCTGGTCCCGAACCTTGGCGTGGTCAATTGGAACCCGCTCGAGGAGTTCACGATCGCCGACATCCCGGGCCTCATCGAGGGCGCCCACGAGGGCAAGGGATTGGGCGTTCAATTCCTCAAGCATATCGAGCGCACCAACCTGATCGTGCACGTGCTCGAGGTGCTGCCGGAGACCGAAGCCGAGGCCAGCGGGCGCGACCCGGTCAAGGATTTCGAGGTCATCCGCGGCGAGCTGGCGGGCTATAACCCCGCGCTGCTCGACCTGCCGGAGTTGGTCTGCCTCAATAAGATCGACTTGCCCTATGTCGCCGAGCGCGAGGAAGAGCTGCGCGCCTATTTCGAGGACGAATTAGGCCTGCCCTTTATCGCGATCTCAGCCGCCACGCACACCAATATCGACGAGCTCAAGAAGATGTTGGGCCACGCGGTGAAACAAGGCGAGTTCGACGCGGTCAACGACACGCCCTGGTGGGAAGAATAA
- a CDS encoding CcmD family protein, translating to MKRSTRSPLTHVTLLGAYPEPVRDRRHSPRRWLKSGVVAALLALLSLGPVGAGSVAFAQGAPEPAAAEVAADEVALEEAGAEDAAPAAKPVVAQQLSGSEAQVAIAMAVSAEVVTQARRVGLKQAWQHGKIPGGPLMVAAYFVLWIFIFAMIFMTMRRQRALNRELDELGRRMDVVFDDME from the coding sequence ATGAAGAGATCGACACGTAGCCCGCTTACCCATGTAACGCTGTTGGGCGCATATCCCGAGCCGGTGAGGGACCGTCGTCATTCGCCCCGGCGCTGGCTTAAGTCCGGCGTGGTCGCTGCGCTCCTGGCGCTTCTTTCGCTTGGGCCGGTGGGCGCTGGCTCGGTGGCGTTCGCCCAGGGCGCACCAGAGCCGGCTGCGGCCGAAGTTGCGGCGGATGAGGTCGCGCTGGAAGAGGCGGGCGCCGAAGACGCGGCTCCCGCGGCCAAGCCTGTGGTTGCCCAGCAGCTTTCGGGCTCCGAGGCCCAGGTCGCGATCGCCATGGCGGTGAGCGCCGAGGTCGTCACTCAGGCCCGACGCGTCGGGCTAAAGCAGGCCTGGCAGCACGGGAAGATCCCCGGCGGCCCGCTGATGGTTGCGGCCTATTTTGTGCTGTGGATCTTCATCTTCGCCATGATCTTTATGACCATGCGCCGCCAGCGCGCGCTCAATCGCGAGCTGGACGAGTTAGGCCGGCGCATGGACGTCGTCTTTGACGATATGGAATAG
- a CDS encoding cytochrome c biogenesis protein gives MVRILEKIFPIIAALSALAFMATLYLIFFYAPVELTMGIVQKIFYVHVPAAMIMYAGFTIASLASLLYLIKPNRIWDMVAVSGAEVGLLFCLYVLVSGPLWAYKAWGRAWTWDPQLTATFVLFLLYTGYMLLRVFSGSGERVRKIAAVLAIIAFVDIPIIHYAVRQWGGMHPVIEREGGGGLAPDMKMALSAAMLAFLGLFLVLFWLRLRVRLTQRTVDRLYLDVEDAAQVLTEA, from the coding sequence ATGGTTCGTATCCTCGAAAAAATCTTTCCGATAATCGCCGCTCTGAGCGCCCTGGCCTTTATGGCCACGCTCTATCTGATCTTCTTCTACGCCCCGGTCGAGCTGACGATGGGGATCGTGCAGAAGATCTTTTATGTGCACGTGCCCGCGGCGATGATCATGTACGCCGGGTTCACGATCGCGTCGCTGGCGAGCCTGCTGTACCTGATAAAGCCCAACCGCATCTGGGATATGGTCGCGGTCAGCGGCGCCGAAGTCGGGCTGCTCTTTTGCCTCTATGTGCTCGTGTCCGGGCCGCTGTGGGCCTATAAAGCCTGGGGCAGGGCGTGGACGTGGGACCCGCAGTTAACCGCGACCTTTGTGCTCTTCCTCCTCTATACCGGCTATATGCTGTTACGGGTCTTCTCGGGTTCCGGGGAGCGCGTGCGCAAGATCGCGGCGGTGCTGGCGATTATCGCCTTCGTCGACATTCCGATTATTCACTATGCGGTGCGCCAGTGGGGCGGCATGCATCCGGTGATTGAGCGGGAGGGCGGCGGGGGGCTGGCGCCGGATATGAAGATGGCGCTGTCGGCGGCGATGCTGGCGTTTTTGGGGCTGTTTTTAGTGCTATTTTGGCTGCGCCTTCGCGTGCGTTTGACGCAGCGCACGGTGGATCGCCTTTACCTGGATGTCGAAGACGCCGCACAGGTGCTGACCGAGGCATAG
- a CDS encoding CpaF family protein, translating to MIPKRIFEQSIQRYFKPILPYLQDASVSEIMINGPDDIWIEVSGKLHKTDARFETNDDLMGGVKNIAQYVGKTLDELNPRMDARLPDGSRVHVVLPPCARNGISLAIRRFGTFSLNMEALVGYGSITEDAAAFVKTCVEMKRNLVVAGGTGSGKTSLLNCISLLIDPADRIIVIEDSTELQMQQPHVIMMEARQPDARGRGAVTIGNLFHSAMRLRPDRIVIGEIRGGEALDLLQAMTSGHGGSMTTTHATYPDDTLRRLETMAMMSPVQLPLTALRSQVASAVQVIVQTSRFSDGSRKLTHIAEVLDLSPNGEYQIHPLFEFVHRGTDEDGKVKGKLEPMGNLPTFMKEAKRQGIRLEESWFQPDPNSD from the coding sequence ATGATTCCAAAAAGAATCTTTGAACAGTCTATCCAGCGCTATTTTAAGCCCATCCTGCCCTATCTTCAGGACGCGTCGGTCAGCGAGATCATGATCAACGGGCCCGACGATATCTGGATCGAGGTCAGCGGAAAGCTGCACAAAACCGACGCCCGCTTTGAGACCAACGACGATCTGATGGGCGGGGTCAAGAATATCGCGCAATACGTCGGCAAGACCCTCGACGAGCTCAACCCGCGCATGGACGCGCGTCTGCCCGACGGCAGCCGTGTCCACGTCGTGTTGCCCCCATGCGCCCGAAACGGCATCAGCCTGGCGATTCGTCGCTTCGGCACCTTCTCGCTCAACATGGAAGCGCTGGTCGGCTACGGCAGCATCACCGAGGATGCCGCCGCGTTCGTCAAAACCTGCGTCGAGATGAAGCGCAACCTGGTGGTCGCCGGCGGTACCGGTAGTGGTAAGACCTCGCTGCTCAACTGTATCTCACTGCTCATCGACCCGGCCGACCGCATCATCGTCATCGAGGACTCCACCGAGCTCCAGATGCAGCAGCCCCACGTCATCATGATGGAGGCCCGCCAGCCCGACGCGCGTGGGCGCGGCGCGGTCACGATCGGCAACCTCTTTCACTCTGCGATGCGACTGCGCCCCGACCGAATCGTCATCGGTGAGATCCGCGGCGGCGAGGCGCTGGACCTGCTTCAGGCGATGACCTCGGGTCACGGCGGCTCCATGACCACGACCCACGCAACCTATCCCGACGATACGCTGCGCCGTCTGGAGACCATGGCGATGATGTCGCCGGTGCAATTGCCGCTGACCGCCCTGCGCAGCCAGGTCGCCTCGGCCGTGCAGGTGATCGTGCAGACCAGTCGCTTCAGCGACGGCTCGCGTAAGCTCACCCATATCGCCGAGGTCCTCGACCTGTCGCCCAACGGCGAGTATCAGATTCACCCCCTCTTCGAGTTCGTCCACCGCGGCACCGACGAAGACGGCAAGGTGAAAGGCAAGCTCGAACCCATGGGCAATTTGCCCACCTTTATGAAAGAAGCGAAGCGACAGGGCATCCGCCTGGAAGAGTCCTGGTTCCAACCCGATCCGAACTCCGACTAA